A section of the Pseudomonas sp. Q1-7 genome encodes:
- a CDS encoding MFS transporter: MSQHSQFTLLGTRRFLPFFVTQLLGAFNDNIFKQSLILAILYKLAISGDKSLFTNLCALLFILPFFLFSALGGQFGEKFAKDALIRAIKLAEVAIMAVGALGFYLDSLPLLFLALFAMGTHSALFGPVKYSILPQVLREDELVGGNALVEMGTFLAILAGTISAGIMMSAERYEPVVACAIVLTASLGYLASRGIPRAAAALPELRLDWNIFRQSWQILRLGLGQRPSVSRSLVGNSWFWFLGAVYLTQIPAYSKELLHGDESVVTLILTVFSVGIALGSMLCERLSGGKVEIGLVPFGSIGLTLFGLLLWWHSGAFPQGAVPHDWLALLGHGQAWLILADILGIGLFGGFYIVPLYALIQARTAEHERARVIAANNILNALFMVVSAIVSILLLSVAGLAIPELFLVVSLMNIAVNSYIFKIVPEFSMRFLVWLLGHSMYRVEHKGLDAIPEEGAAVLVCNHVSFVDALLIGGAVRRPVRFVMYYKIYQLPVLNFIFRTAGTVPIAARHEDLLVYDAAFKKIAEYLRNGELVCIFPEGKLTGDGELNEFKSGIERILEENPVPVIPMALQGLWGSFFSRDPAKGVFRRFWSRVRLVAGAPLSPDLADRQALQLQVAELRGDAR, encoded by the coding sequence ATGAGCCAACACTCGCAATTCACCCTGCTGGGCACGCGGCGATTCCTGCCGTTCTTCGTGACCCAGTTGCTCGGCGCCTTCAATGACAACATCTTCAAGCAGTCGCTGATCCTCGCCATCCTCTACAAGCTCGCCATTTCCGGCGACAAGAGCCTGTTCACCAACCTCTGCGCGCTGTTGTTCATCCTGCCGTTCTTCCTCTTCTCGGCCCTCGGCGGGCAGTTTGGCGAAAAATTCGCCAAGGACGCGCTGATTCGCGCCATCAAGCTGGCCGAGGTGGCGATCATGGCGGTGGGCGCCTTGGGTTTTTATCTCGACAGCCTGCCGCTGCTGTTCCTGGCGCTGTTCGCCATGGGCACCCACTCGGCGCTGTTCGGCCCGGTGAAGTACTCGATCCTGCCCCAGGTGCTGCGGGAGGATGAGCTGGTGGGCGGCAACGCGCTGGTGGAGATGGGCACTTTCCTGGCCATCCTCGCGGGCACCATCAGCGCCGGCATCATGATGTCCGCCGAGCGCTACGAGCCGGTGGTGGCTTGCGCCATCGTCCTGACCGCCAGCCTGGGTTACCTCGCCAGCCGGGGCATCCCCCGTGCGGCGGCGGCCCTGCCGGAGCTCAGGCTGGACTGGAACATCTTCCGCCAGTCCTGGCAGATCCTGCGCCTCGGTCTGGGCCAGCGGCCATCGGTGTCCCGCTCGCTGGTGGGCAACTCCTGGTTCTGGTTCCTCGGCGCGGTCTACCTCACCCAGATCCCGGCCTATTCCAAGGAACTGCTGCACGGCGACGAAAGCGTGGTGACCCTGATCCTCACTGTGTTCTCGGTGGGCATCGCCCTGGGTTCGATGCTCTGCGAGCGGCTATCGGGCGGCAAGGTGGAGATCGGTCTGGTGCCCTTCGGCTCCATCGGTCTGACGCTGTTCGGCCTGCTGCTCTGGTGGCATTCCGGCGCATTTCCCCAGGGCGCCGTGCCCCATGACTGGCTGGCGCTGCTGGGCCATGGCCAGGCCTGGCTGATCCTCGCCGACATCCTCGGCATTGGCCTGTTCGGCGGCTTCTACATCGTGCCGCTCTATGCGCTGATCCAGGCGCGGACGGCGGAGCACGAGCGTGCGCGGGTGATCGCCGCGAACAACATTCTCAATGCGCTGTTCATGGTGGTTTCGGCGATCGTCTCGATCCTTTTGCTCAGCGTCGCCGGGCTGGCGATTCCCGAGCTGTTCCTGGTGGTGTCGCTGATGAACATCGCGGTGAACAGCTACATCTTCAAGATCGTCCCCGAGTTCAGCATGCGTTTCCTGGTCTGGCTGCTGGGCCATTCCATGTACCGCGTGGAGCACAAGGGGCTGGACGCGATCCCGGAGGAGGGCGCGGCGGTGCTGGTGTGCAACCACGTGTCCTTCGTCGATGCCTTGCTGATCGGTGGCGCGGTACGACGGCCGGTGCGTTTCGTCATGTACTACAAGATCTACCAGTTGCCGGTGCTGAACTTCATTTTCCGCACGGCTGGCACCGTGCCCATCGCCGCGCGCCACGAGGACCTGCTGGTGTATGACGCGGCCTTCAAGAAGATTGCCGAGTACCTGCGCAACGGCGAGCTGGTGTGCATCTTCCCCGAGGGCAAGCTGACCGGCGACGGTGAGTTGAACGAGTTCAAGAGCGGCATCGAGCGCATCCTCGAGGAGAACCCGGTGCCGGTGATTCCCATGGCGTTGCAGGGGCTCTGGGGCAGCTTCTTCAGCCGCGACCCGGCCAAGGGCGTCTTCCGGCGCTTCTGGTCGCGGGTGCGTCTGGTTGCCGGCGCGCCCCTGTCGCCGGACCTGGCTGACCGCCAGGCCCTGCAACTGCAGGTGGCTGAATTGCGGGGTGATGCCCGCTGA
- the sugE gene encoding quaternary ammonium compound efflux SMR transporter SugE, whose product MSWIILFFAGLFEVGWAIGLKYTDGFSKPLPTALTVLAMLISLGLLGLAIKELPLGTAYAIWTGVGAVGTVIAGVILFGESMALVRLLSVALIISGLIGLKLSH is encoded by the coding sequence ATGTCCTGGATCATTCTTTTCTTCGCCGGCCTGTTCGAAGTGGGTTGGGCCATCGGCCTCAAGTACACCGACGGCTTCAGCAAGCCGCTACCCACCGCCCTCACCGTCCTCGCCATGCTCATCAGCCTGGGCCTGCTCGGCCTGGCCATTAAGGAATTGCCGCTCGGCACCGCCTACGCCATCTGGACCGGCGTGGGCGCGGTCGGCACCGTGATCGCCGGCGTCATCCTGTTCGGCGAATCCATGGCACTGGTGCGCCTGCTCAGCGTCGCGCTGATCATCAGCGGTCTGATCGGCCTCAAGCTCAGCCACTGA
- a CDS encoding bile acid:sodium symporter family protein — translation MRALAAFSRFIGNTFALWILLFAVLAFYQPAWFLPLTAWIVPLLGLIMFGMGLTLKAADFREVARRPLRVLIGVLAQFIVMPGLAWLLCKLLQLPSEIAVGVILVGCCPGGTASNVMTWFSRGDVALSVGITAVTTLLAPLVTPALIWLLASAWLPVEFGALFKSILQVVLLPIALGLVAQRLLGERVRLVVDVLPLVSVVSIVAIVAAVVAASQAKIAESGLLIMAVVVLHNGLGLCLGYLAGRFFGLPLAQRKTLSIEVGMQNSGLGAALANAHFSPLAAVPSALFSVWHNLSGSLLAAIFRRMDDGTSQPGRQ, via the coding sequence ATGCGTGCCCTCGCCGCCTTCAGCCGTTTCATCGGCAACACCTTCGCCCTGTGGATCTTGCTCTTCGCCGTGCTGGCCTTCTACCAACCGGCCTGGTTCCTGCCGCTGACCGCCTGGATAGTCCCGCTGCTCGGCCTGATCATGTTCGGCATGGGCCTGACGCTGAAGGCCGCCGACTTCCGCGAGGTCGCCCGACGCCCGCTGCGGGTGCTGATCGGCGTGCTCGCGCAGTTCATCGTCATGCCGGGACTGGCCTGGCTGCTCTGCAAGCTGCTGCAACTGCCGTCGGAGATCGCCGTGGGCGTCATCCTGGTGGGTTGCTGCCCCGGTGGCACCGCCTCCAACGTGATGACCTGGTTCTCCCGGGGCGACGTCGCCCTGTCGGTGGGCATCACCGCGGTGACCACCCTCCTCGCCCCACTGGTGACCCCCGCCCTCATCTGGCTGCTGGCCTCGGCCTGGCTGCCGGTAGAGTTCGGCGCCCTGTTCAAGTCCATCCTGCAGGTGGTGCTACTGCCCATTGCCCTCGGCCTGGTGGCGCAGCGCCTGCTGGGCGAGCGGGTCCGGCTGGTGGTGGACGTGCTGCCGCTGGTGTCGGTGGTGAGCATCGTGGCGATCGTCGCGGCGGTGGTCGCCGCCAGCCAGGCGAAGATCGCCGAATCCGGCCTGCTGATCATGGCCGTGGTGGTGCTGCACAACGGCCTGGGCCTGTGCCTGGGTTACCTGGCCGGGCGCTTCTTCGGTCTGCCACTGGCCCAGCGCAAGACGCTGTCCATCGAGGTCGGCATGCAGAACTCCGGCCTCGGCGCCGCCCTGGCCAACGCGCACTTCTCTCCGCTGGCCGCAGTGCCCAGCGCCCTGTTCAGCGTCTGGCACAATCTGTCCGGCTCCCTGCTGGCGGCCATCTTCCGGCGCATGGACGACGGCACCAGCCAACCCGGACGACAGTAG
- the rdgC gene encoding recombination-associated protein RdgC — protein sequence MWFRNLLVYRLTQDLNIDAEALEAALATKPARPCASQELTTYGFVAPFGKGADAPLVHVSEGFFLVAARKEERILPGSVVRDALKEKVDQIEAEQMRKVYKKERDQLKDEIVQSFLPRAFIRKSATFAAIAPAQGLILVDASSPKRAEDLLSTLREAIGSLPVRPASVKIAPTATLTQWVQTQEAASDFYVLDECELRDTDEDGGVVRCKRQDLTSDEIQLHLTSGKLVTQLSLAWQDKLSFILDDKLVIKRLRFEDLLQEKAEQDGGDDALSQLDASFTLMMLTLVEFIPQLFEALGGEEIPQGV from the coding sequence ATGTGGTTTCGCAACCTGCTTGTCTATCGCCTCACCCAGGATCTGAACATCGATGCCGAGGCGCTGGAAGCCGCGCTGGCCACCAAACCGGCTCGACCCTGTGCCAGCCAGGAGCTGACCACCTACGGCTTCGTGGCGCCCTTCGGCAAGGGCGCGGATGCGCCGTTGGTGCATGTCAGCGAAGGTTTCTTCCTGGTGGCCGCGCGCAAGGAAGAGCGCATCCTCCCCGGCAGCGTCGTGCGTGATGCCCTGAAAGAGAAGGTCGACCAGATCGAAGCTGAGCAAATGCGCAAGGTCTACAAGAAGGAGCGCGACCAGTTGAAGGACGAGATCGTCCAGAGCTTCCTGCCACGCGCCTTCATCCGCAAATCCGCCACCTTCGCCGCTATCGCCCCGGCCCAGGGCCTGATCCTGGTGGACGCCTCCAGCCCCAAGCGCGCCGAGGACCTGTTGTCCACCCTGCGTGAAGCCATCGGCTCGCTGCCGGTGCGTCCGGCCTCGGTGAAGATCGCCCCCACCGCCACCCTCACCCAGTGGGTCCAGACCCAGGAAGCCGCCAGCGACTTCTATGTGCTGGACGAGTGCGAACTGCGCGACACCGACGAAGACGGCGGCGTGGTGCGCTGCAAACGCCAGGACCTGACCAGTGACGAAATCCAGCTGCACCTGACCTCCGGCAAACTGGTCACCCAGCTGTCCCTGGCCTGGCAGGACAAGCTCTCCTTCATCCTCGACGACAAGCTGGTGATCAAGCGCCTGCGCTTCGAAGACCTGCTGCAGGAAAAGGCCGAGCAGGACGGCGGCGACGACGCCCTCAGCCAGCTCGACGCCAGCTTCACCCTGATGATGCTGACCCTGGTGGAGTTCATCCCGCAGCTCTTCGAAGCCCTCGGCGGCGAAGAGATCCCCCAGGGCGTCTGA
- a CDS encoding FKBP-type peptidyl-prolyl cis-trans isomerase: protein MKQHRLAAAVALVGLVLAGCDSQTSVELKTPAQKASYGIGLNMGKSLAQEGMDDLDSKAVAQGIEDAIGKKEQRLKDEELVEAFAFLQKRAEERMTALNAENAKAGKKFLEDNGKREGVVTTASGLQYEIVKKAEGQQPKASDVVTVHYEGKLTDGTVFDSSIQRGSPIDLPVNGVIPGWVEGLQLMHVGEKVKLYIPSELAYGEQSPSPAIPANSVLVFDLELLGIKDPAAADQQ from the coding sequence ATGAAACAACATCGGTTGGCAGCCGCTGTGGCCCTGGTGGGCCTGGTTCTCGCGGGTTGCGATTCGCAGACCAGCGTCGAACTCAAGACTCCGGCCCAGAAGGCCTCCTACGGCATCGGCCTGAACATGGGCAAGAGCCTGGCCCAGGAAGGCATGGATGACCTCGATTCCAAGGCCGTTGCCCAGGGTATCGAAGACGCCATCGGCAAGAAGGAACAGCGCCTGAAGGATGAAGAGCTGGTCGAAGCCTTCGCGTTCCTGCAGAAGCGTGCCGAGGAGCGCATGACCGCACTGAACGCCGAGAATGCGAAGGCGGGCAAGAAGTTCCTTGAAGACAACGGCAAGCGCGAAGGCGTGGTGACCACTGCCTCCGGCCTGCAGTACGAGATCGTGAAGAAGGCCGAAGGTCAGCAGCCCAAGGCCAGCGATGTGGTGACCGTTCACTACGAAGGCAAGCTGACTGATGGCACCGTGTTCGACAGCTCCATCCAGCGCGGCAGCCCCATCGACCTGCCGGTCAATGGTGTGATTCCCGGCTGGGTCGAAGGCCTGCAACTGATGCACGTGGGCGAGAAGGTCAAGCTCTATATCCCCAGCGAGCTGGCCTACGGCGAGCAGAGCCCGAGCCCGGCCATTCCGGCCAACTCGGTGCTGGTGTTCGATCTGGAACTGCTCGGCATCAAGGACCCGGCCGCCGCCGACCAGCAGTAA
- a CDS encoding YkvA family protein, with the protein MKAPWNFQRYLTLAQRFLAGGRLPSLLLAVSRKSASQSGRLGAVKDDLRLLLSLANAWLRGEYRQINPKAFLAVVGALLYFVTPLDALPDWLVGMGFVDDLAVLAWVLKTWSGELDAFRAWRAAQSPEARAALERLPAPDSQRS; encoded by the coding sequence ATGAAAGCTCCGTGGAATTTCCAGCGTTACCTGACGCTGGCACAGCGTTTCCTCGCCGGTGGGCGTTTGCCCTCGCTGCTGCTGGCGGTGTCGCGCAAGAGCGCGAGCCAGAGCGGTCGGCTCGGTGCAGTGAAAGATGACCTGCGACTGTTACTGTCCCTTGCCAATGCCTGGTTGCGTGGCGAATACCGGCAAATCAACCCGAAGGCATTTCTCGCCGTGGTGGGGGCCTTGCTCTACTTCGTCACGCCGCTCGATGCACTGCCCGACTGGCTGGTGGGCATGGGGTTCGTCGACGACCTGGCGGTTCTGGCCTGGGTGCTGAAGACCTGGAGCGGCGAGCTGGATGCCTTCCGCGCCTGGCGCGCGGCGCAGAGCCCAGAAGCGCGGGCGGCCCTGGAGCGCTTGCCGGCGCCGGATTCTCAGCGGTCCTGA
- a CDS encoding substrate-binding periplasmic protein, translated as MWVLVSLWPSLLLADALRWGFGPADGMPYVQVSDHTLLGGFIQRLGERIAQDLSVPVRFIETPNKRIEESLRKGRIHLICNMNPEWVVDASAYRWSPPLFEEEDALLQHRDTPTIGGLADLRGKVLGTSLGYAYSMPLMEAFANHAVKRKDVRDLDTSLNLLSRKRLDAIIDMRRALAYELAQRPDAPLVFSPWVVERYRLHCVYGSQLPIPAERLDTALQHLRDSGELESMLLGEQQRAGLQDR; from the coding sequence ATGTGGGTACTCGTCAGCCTCTGGCCCAGTCTGCTGCTGGCCGACGCGCTGCGTTGGGGCTTCGGTCCGGCCGACGGCATGCCTTATGTTCAAGTGAGCGACCACACCCTGCTCGGCGGCTTCATCCAGCGTCTCGGCGAACGCATCGCCCAGGACCTTTCCGTCCCGGTACGCTTCATCGAAACCCCTAACAAGCGCATCGAGGAATCCCTCAGGAAAGGGCGCATCCACCTGATTTGCAACATGAATCCGGAGTGGGTGGTGGACGCTTCGGCCTATCGCTGGTCGCCGCCGCTGTTCGAAGAAGAGGATGCCCTGCTGCAGCACCGCGACACCCCGACCATCGGCGGCCTGGCCGACCTGCGGGGAAAGGTGCTGGGCACCAGCCTGGGCTATGCCTACAGCATGCCGTTGATGGAAGCCTTCGCGAACCACGCGGTGAAGCGCAAGGATGTGCGCGACCTGGACACCAGCCTGAACCTGCTCAGTCGCAAGCGCCTGGACGCCATTATCGACATGCGTCGCGCCCTCGCCTATGAACTGGCCCAGCGCCCGGACGCGCCCCTGGTCTTCAGCCCCTGGGTGGTGGAGCGCTATCGCCTGCATTGCGTCTATGGCAGTCAGTTGCCGATACCGGCCGAGCGCCTGGACACGGCACTGCAGCACCTGCGGGACAGCGGCGAACTCGAATCAATGCTGCTGGGGGAACAGCAACGCGCCGGCCTTCAGGACCGCTGA
- a CDS encoding helix-turn-helix domain-containing protein has product MSVQVIMRDGQAEYAVLPWADYQALLRAAGQATTEPAAEPARTVLGQLKSLREAQGQSLEQLARVVGISPHYLGLIESGEREPDEAIKRGLARALGVSGWESGS; this is encoded by the coding sequence ATGAGTGTGCAAGTGATCATGCGTGACGGTCAGGCGGAGTACGCGGTACTGCCTTGGGCCGACTACCAGGCGCTGCTGCGCGCCGCCGGCCAGGCCACTACCGAGCCTGCCGCCGAACCCGCCAGAACCGTCCTCGGACAACTGAAGTCGCTGCGTGAAGCCCAGGGGCAGAGCCTGGAGCAGTTGGCCCGCGTCGTGGGGATCAGCCCGCACTACCTGGGGCTGATCGAAAGCGGCGAGCGCGAGCCCGACGAAGCGATCAAGCGCGGCCTGGCGCGTGCCCTCGGGGTATCCGGCTGGGAGTCCGGATCTTGA
- a CDS encoding sel1 repeat family protein yields the protein MLWNLRARLGYQVARRLMRFPGLVAHPRAWQWMQGQFARMAALGDVSAQSFYGHLLLHRGHGFGAREEGIRLLRLAAQGGDGKAAYQLGLLSLAGDARQAPDAAEAAHWWGLAANAGHPLAARKLADLYRDGGPGLGPDASAAERAARRAFELGL from the coding sequence ATGCTCTGGAATCTGCGGGCGCGGCTCGGCTACCAGGTGGCGCGTCGGCTGATGCGATTTCCCGGGCTGGTGGCGCACCCGCGGGCCTGGCAGTGGATGCAGGGGCAGTTCGCACGCATGGCCGCACTGGGCGATGTGTCCGCGCAGAGCTTCTACGGCCATCTGTTGCTGCACCGGGGGCATGGCTTCGGCGCTCGCGAGGAGGGAATCCGTCTACTGCGACTGGCGGCCCAGGGGGGCGATGGCAAGGCCGCCTACCAGTTGGGCCTGCTGAGCCTGGCGGGCGATGCCCGGCAAGCGCCGGATGCCGCCGAAGCCGCGCACTGGTGGGGTCTGGCAGCCAACGCCGGCCATCCGCTGGCAGCTCGCAAGCTGGCTGACCTCTATCGCGATGGCGGACCGGGCCTGGGGCCGGATGCCTCCGCCGCAGAACGCGCGGCGCGGCGCGCGTTCGAACTCGGACTCTGA
- a CDS encoding bifunctional diguanylate cyclase/phosphodiesterase yields the protein MTVTEQLSALGLILAQGDLHSLFQPILSLSERRILGYEALTRGPSNSPLHSPMTLFAVARHAGRLSELEMACRKSACRRFKELKLDGLLFLNVSPESLLDPAHQPGRTLKMLQAFGIPPSQVVIELTEQTPTEDFGLLDTALHHYRAMGFSIALDDLGAGYSSLRLWSELRPDYVKIDRHFIDGIHQDAVKREFVESILKMAKASRAHVIAEGIELPEELAVLAEMGIDLVQGYLLGRPQEHPSRDARALLPPLESLGSMNEENSDLSALLNEQPAVQQDTPIHEVLEAFRAQANLNSLAVLDAHQRPVGIVHRHLLSEALLRPFATDLFTRKAVNRLMSTDFLAVEIGQSLQQVSRLITSRARQRIEEDFIILLDGHYRGLGRVIDVLKLITELKIQQARHANPLTLLPGNVPIQQCLTRLLQQRRQAVVCYVDIDSFKPFNDLYGYAKGDEVLLCLAQCLSERVDPARDFVGHIGGDDFMLVLGSDDWRLRLNHLLEDFQSQCRRFYRPDHLEAGCFVAHNRHGQREEFPLLSLSIGVVTLKAEDCERLDAAQLAGLASEAKRHAKAVPGYSLHIIEAD from the coding sequence ATGACCGTCACCGAGCAGTTGAGCGCGTTGGGCCTGATTCTTGCCCAGGGCGACCTGCACAGTCTGTTCCAGCCGATCCTGTCGCTGTCGGAACGGCGCATCCTTGGCTACGAGGCCCTCACCCGTGGCCCCTCCAACAGCCCGCTGCACTCGCCGATGACCCTGTTTGCGGTGGCGCGCCATGCCGGGCGCCTGAGCGAACTGGAGATGGCCTGCCGCAAGAGCGCCTGCCGCCGTTTCAAGGAGCTCAAGCTCGACGGTCTGCTGTTCCTCAACGTCTCCCCGGAATCCCTGCTGGACCCGGCGCATCAACCGGGCCGAACCCTGAAAATGCTGCAGGCCTTCGGCATACCGCCCAGCCAGGTGGTGATCGAACTCACCGAACAGACCCCGACCGAAGACTTCGGCCTGCTCGACACCGCCCTGCACCACTATCGCGCCATGGGCTTCTCCATTGCCCTGGACGATCTCGGCGCCGGCTACTCCAGCCTGCGCCTGTGGTCCGAGCTGCGCCCGGATTACGTGAAGATCGATCGCCATTTCATCGATGGCATCCACCAGGACGCCGTGAAACGCGAATTCGTCGAATCCATCCTGAAGATGGCCAAGGCCTCGCGCGCCCACGTCATTGCGGAAGGCATCGAACTGCCGGAAGAGCTGGCGGTACTGGCGGAAATGGGCATCGATCTCGTCCAGGGCTACCTGCTGGGCCGCCCCCAGGAACACCCTTCCCGCGATGCCCGCGCCCTGCTGCCACCGCTGGAATCGCTCGGCAGCATGAACGAAGAGAACAGCGACCTCTCCGCCCTGCTCAACGAGCAACCGGCCGTGCAGCAGGACACGCCGATCCACGAGGTGCTGGAAGCCTTTCGCGCCCAGGCCAACCTCAATTCCCTCGCGGTACTCGACGCCCATCAGCGGCCGGTGGGCATCGTCCATCGCCACCTGCTTTCAGAGGCCCTGCTGCGGCCTTTCGCCACCGACCTGTTCACGCGCAAAGCGGTCAACAGACTGATGAGCACGGACTTCCTCGCCGTGGAAATCGGGCAATCGTTGCAGCAGGTCAGCCGTCTCATCACCAGCCGCGCGCGGCAGCGCATCGAAGAAGACTTCATCATCCTCCTCGACGGTCACTACCGTGGGCTGGGACGGGTGATCGACGTACTCAAGCTGATCACCGAGCTGAAGATCCAGCAGGCGCGTCACGCCAATCCACTGACCCTGCTGCCCGGCAACGTGCCCATCCAACAGTGCCTGACCCGACTGCTGCAGCAGCGCCGCCAGGCCGTGGTCTGCTACGTGGACATCGACAGTTTCAAACCCTTCAACGACCTCTACGGCTATGCCAAAGGCGACGAAGTGCTGCTGTGCCTGGCCCAGTGCCTGAGCGAGCGAGTCGATCCGGCACGGGACTTCGTCGGCCATATCGGCGGCGACGACTTCATGCTGGTGCTGGGATCGGACGACTGGCGCCTGCGGCTCAATCACCTGTTGGAAGATTTCCAGAGCCAGTGCCGGCGCTTCTACCGCCCCGACCACCTGGAAGCCGGCTGCTTCGTCGCCCACAACCGCCACGGCCAACGCGAGGAGTTTCCGCTGCTGTCGCTGTCCATCGGTGTGGTGACCCTGAAAGCGGAAGACTGCGAACGACTGGACGCCGCGCAACTCGCCGGCCTGGCCTCGGAAGCCAAGCGCCACGCCAAGGCGGTACCCGGCTACAGCCTGCACATCATCGAAGCGGATTGA
- a CDS encoding carboxy terminal-processing peptidase, translating to MKRSLISSALALALSVSVLPLHAAPTAPNSWDALQPDREQVIASLNVVELLKRHHYNKPPLNDDRSVKIYEGYLKLLDPARMYFTAADIAEFDKWRTRFDDLLKSGDLEPGFIIYKRHLDRLKERLDFALAMLDKGVDKIDFNVDESLETNREKAPWAKDRAALDDLWRKRVKDEVLRLKLAKKEPKAIQELLVKRYKNQLSRLDQTRGEDVFQAYINAFAQTYDPHTQYLSPDNAENFDINMSLSLEGIGAVLQSDNEYVKVVRLVPAGPAEKSKQVAPADKIIGVAQGNGEMVDVIGWRLDEVVKLIRGPKGSVVRLEVIPASNAPNDQTSKVVSITREAVKLEEQAAKKSVLNLEHEGTRFKLGVIEVPAFYLDFKAFRAGDPEYKSTTRDVKKLLGELQKEKVDGVVIDLRNNGGGSLQEATELTGLFIDQGPTVLVRNSDGRVDVLADENTGVYYTGPMAVLVNRLSASASEIFAGAMQDYHRALIIGGQTFGKGTVQTIQPLNHGELKLTLAKFYRVSGQSTQHQGVLPDIEYPSVVDTKQIGESALPEAMPWDSIRPAIKPELDPFKPFLAELKARHDARTAQNPDFVYSRERLALAQKLMKDTVVSLNETKRRAQQSDIEAKQLAMENTRRKAKGEELLQELKPEDEDALPEEEDKTKPEDDAYLTETGQILLDYLGLNSAVAKH from the coding sequence ATGAAGCGCTCCCTGATCAGTTCTGCACTTGCCTTGGCCCTCAGCGTCAGCGTCCTGCCGTTGCATGCCGCCCCCACCGCCCCGAACAGTTGGGATGCCCTCCAGCCCGACCGCGAACAGGTGATCGCCAGCCTCAACGTGGTGGAACTGCTCAAGCGCCACCACTACAACAAGCCGCCGCTCAACGACGACCGCTCGGTGAAGATCTACGAGGGCTACCTCAAGCTCCTCGACCCGGCGCGGATGTATTTCACCGCCGCCGACATCGCTGAATTCGACAAATGGCGCACCCGTTTCGACGACCTGCTGAAGAGCGGCGACCTGGAACCCGGCTTCATCATCTACAAACGCCATCTGGACCGCCTCAAGGAGCGCCTGGACTTCGCCCTGGCAATGCTCGACAAAGGCGTCGACAAGATCGACTTCAACGTCGATGAAAGCCTCGAGACCAACCGCGAGAAGGCGCCCTGGGCCAAGGATCGCGCCGCCCTCGACGACCTCTGGCGCAAGCGCGTGAAGGACGAGGTCCTGCGGCTGAAACTCGCCAAGAAGGAACCCAAGGCCATCCAGGAACTGCTGGTCAAGCGCTACAAGAACCAGCTCTCGCGCCTCGACCAGACCCGTGGCGAGGACGTGTTCCAGGCCTACATCAACGCGTTCGCCCAGACCTACGACCCGCACACCCAGTACCTCTCCCCGGACAATGCGGAGAACTTCGACATCAACATGAGCCTGTCCCTCGAGGGCATCGGCGCCGTGCTGCAAAGCGACAACGAGTACGTGAAGGTGGTGCGCCTGGTGCCGGCCGGACCGGCCGAGAAGAGCAAGCAAGTGGCGCCGGCGGACAAGATCATCGGTGTCGCCCAAGGCAATGGCGAAATGGTCGACGTGATCGGCTGGCGCCTGGACGAGGTGGTCAAGCTGATCCGCGGCCCGAAAGGCTCGGTGGTACGCCTGGAAGTGATCCCGGCGAGCAACGCGCCGAACGACCAGACCAGCAAGGTGGTATCGATCACCCGCGAGGCCGTGAAGCTGGAAGAACAGGCGGCGAAGAAATCCGTCCTCAACCTCGAACATGAAGGCACCCGGTTCAAGCTCGGCGTGATCGAAGTGCCGGCCTTCTACCTGGACTTCAAGGCCTTCCGTGCCGGCGACCCCGAGTACAAGAGCACCACCCGCGACGTGAAGAAACTCCTCGGCGAGCTGCAGAAGGAGAAGGTCGACGGCGTGGTCATCGACCTGCGCAACAACGGCGGCGGCTCCCTGCAGGAAGCCACCGAACTGACCGGGCTGTTCATCGACCAGGGTCCGACCGTGCTGGTACGCAACAGCGACGGCCGCGTCGACGTACTGGCCGACGAGAACACCGGCGTCTACTACACCGGACCGATGGCCGTGCTGGTCAATCGACTGTCCGCCTCGGCCTCGGAAATCTTCGCCGGCGCCATGCAGGACTACCACCGCGCACTGATCATCGGCGGCCAGACCTTCGGCAAGGGCACCGTGCAGACCATCCAGCCGCTGAACCATGGCGAGCTGAAGCTGACCCTGGCCAAGTTCTATCGCGTCTCCGGCCAGAGCACCCAGCACCAGGGCGTATTGCCAGACATCGAGTACCCCTCGGTGGTGGACACCAAGCAGATCGGCGAGAGCGCGCTGCCCGAAGCCATGCCCTGGGACAGCATCCGCCCGGCCATCAAGCCCGAGCTGGACCCGTTCAAGCCGTTCCTGGCCGAGCTGAAAGCCCGCCATGATGCGCGCACCGCGCAGAACCCGGACTTCGTCTACAGCCGCGAGCGTCTGGCGCTGGCGCAGAAGCTGATGAAAGACACCGTGGTCAGCCTCAACGAAACCAAGCGCCGCGCCCAGCAGAGCGACATCGAGGCCAAGCAGCTGGCGATGGAGAACACCCGCCGCAAGGCCAAGGGCGAGGAACTGCTGCAGGAGCTCAAGCCGGAGGATGAAGACGCCCTGCCGGAAGAGGAAGACAAGACCAAGCCGGAAGATGACGCCTACCTGACCGAAACCGGGCAGATCCTGTTGGACTACCTGGGTCTGAACTCAGCCGTGGCGAAGCATTGA